A genomic window from Dehalobacter sp. includes:
- a CDS encoding DUF2269 domain-containing protein — METGLMVMFFVIMPLVIYEAVLILTRRNKPKLAVKQKNLWLTTHIIFTAIWIGGALGSLLLLFTTTVTTNRELVYAAHLFIDYFDRYLNISGALGCLITGIVISLRTQWGITKYYWIISKLVANIGIIYFGGGSINNWVHNTLELSLNDMNVLNNPVYLHDRQMLIIGLILSAAMLILVIAISKFKPWGKRSIITLN; from the coding sequence ATGGAAACAGGATTAATGGTGATGTTTTTTGTGATTATGCCGTTAGTTATCTATGAAGCGGTACTAATACTGACCCGTAGAAACAAACCAAAATTAGCTGTGAAGCAGAAAAATTTGTGGTTGACCACCCACATCATCTTTACCGCTATTTGGATTGGCGGTGCTTTAGGGTCATTATTACTTCTTTTTACAACAACTGTCACTACTAATCGAGAGTTGGTTTATGCTGCCCATCTCTTTATAGATTACTTCGACAGGTATTTAAATATTTCCGGCGCACTTGGCTGTCTAATTACTGGAATTGTGATATCCTTACGCACACAATGGGGAATTACAAAATATTATTGGATAATTAGTAAATTGGTTGCAAATATAGGGATAATCTATTTCGGCGGTGGTTCAATTAACAATTGGGTTCACAACACCCTTGAACTCTCATTAAATGATATGAATGTCTTAAATAACCCGGTTTACCTTCACGATCGTCAGATGCTAATCATTGGTCTTATTCTTTCGGCTGCTATGTTAATCTTGGTTATAGCTATCAGTAAATTCAAACCCTGGGGAAAAAGGAGTATAATTACTCTGAATTGA